The following is a genomic window from Verrucomicrobiia bacterium.
CAAGTTCAGCCGGGCCACGGAATGCATCGGCGACGTGGGACAGCATCCTCAGGATCCCGCGCTAAAGCTGCCAACGCCGGAAAACGTTGTGTAACCACGCCTCGACTGGTGCGGTAAAACGTGTGGACGCCGGCGCCGCGCGATTTCCTGTTGAGGAATAATCAACATCACCACGAGCATGAATCCGCTGCAAAAACCCGTTGCCTCCGTGCTTCGCGTGTTCGGCGCCGGGCTGATTCTCCTCGGCCATGCGTTGCTGGCATTTCTCTGGCTCGCACACAAGCGGCAACCGGAGCCTTGGTGGCGCTGGGGGCTCTACGCGCTGCCGGTCGTCCTGGGGACCCTGGTCTGCGTCACCAGCCGCAAATTGGCGGTGCGGCTGACCCGCGACTTCGACGAGTGAATGCGGCGGTCCGTGGCTTTTCCCGCGCGCCGGCGGTTCAAGATTGGATGTTCGCCCGCGGCTGTTTAGCCTCGTCGCATTCATGCAAGGTTACCTGTCCATCGTGCTGCACGCGCACCTGCCGTTTGTGCGTCATCCCGAGCACGCGAAGTTTCTGGAGGAATCCTGGCTCTACGAAGCGGTTGCCGAGTGTTACCTGCCGTTGATCCAGGTGCTGGACGGCTGGACGCGCGACCAGGTGAGCGCGCGCCTCACCCTCACGCTCAGTCCGCCGTTGTGCGCGATGCTGGGCGATGTCCTGTTAAGCGAGCGCTGCCGCCGCCACCTCGACGGCCTCGTGGAACTCGCGGAAAAGGAAATTCACCGCACGCACTTCGACCGCCGGTTACGCGAGGTGGCGCATCAATATTACGAACGGTTTACCGCCTTGCGCACCACGTATCAGGCTTACGCGGGCAACGTGCTCGGCGCCTTCCGGAAATTTCAGGACGAAGGCCGGCTCGAAATCATCACCACCGCCGCGACGCACGCGCTGCTGCCGCTGCTGGCAAATCATCCGCCCAGCCTGCGCGCGCAAATTCTCGTCGCCCGCGATCATTACGAGGAGAAGTTCCAACGCGCGCCGCGCGGCATCTGGCTGCCGGAATGCGCCTACGCCGAGGGTGTGGAGACGGTCTTGCAGGAGGCGAACCTGCGCTGGTTCATTCTCGACACGCACGGCGTGCTCAACGCGAAGCCACGTCCGCGTTACGGCGCGTTTGCGCCCGTGTTCACGCCGAATGGCATTGCCGCGTTCGGGCGCGATCGCGAGTCCGCCAAACAGGTCTGGAGCCGGACTGAAGGGTATCCCGGCGACCCGCGCTACCGTGATTTCTACCGCGACATTGGCTTCGATCTGGACATGGATTATTTGCGGCCCTACCTGCCGTCGCCGGAACACCGTGGTTTCACCGGGATCAAATACTGGCGCATTGAAGGCGACCGGCACGGGAAGCATGTTTACCACCGGGCCCACGCGCTCGAAGCCGCGGCGCAGCACGCGCAGCACTTTCTCGAAGCCCGCCTCGCGCAATTTCAGCAGCTCGCCGCGGTCATGGACCGGCCGCCGCTGCTAGTCTCGCCTTACGACGCCGAACTGTTCGGGCACTGGTGGCATGAAGGGCCCGAGTTTCTCGATTACTTCGTGCGCAAGGCCTGCTTTGACCAGCAGGTTTTCACGCTCATCACGCCCGAAGATTACCTCCGGGTGCACCCGACGAACCAGGTCGCCGAACCGAGTCCTTCGAGCTGGGGCGAGGAAGGTTACTACCGTGTCTGGCTCAACGAAACGAACCAGTGGATTTATCCGCACCTGCATGTGGCGCAAATGCGCATGACCGAACTGGCCAGACAATTTCCGAAAGCCCGCGGACTCAAGCTGCGCGCGTTGCGCCAGGCCGCGCAGGAACTGCTGCTCGCCCAGGCGAGCGACTGGCCCTTCATCCTGCGCACGGGCACCAGCCCGGAATACGCGAAGAAACGCGTGAAGGAGCACTTGTTGCGCTTTCTCGCACTGCACGAGCAGCTCACCAAAGGCAGAATCAACGAGGCCGCGCTCCAAAAAATGGAAATCACGGACAACCTCTTCCCCGGCGTGAATTACCGGTATTGGGCGTAGCGACGGCGGCCCGTTCAGGGCAGCGATTGCACGCGGAAGAAGCCTTGCGGCGCATTGCCCGGCGCGAAGGTGAATGATGCGCTGGTTCCGCCGGCGGTGATGTCGGGTGAGGCGTCCTGCCAGTTGCCCTGGCCGAGGTTGTCGGTGAATTGCACGCGATATGATTTGTTGGGCACGGCGCTCCACGTCAGAGTCACGGTGCCGTTGGCGCCGGGAACCAGGCTGGTGAGCGTGGCCGGCACGGGCGCGGCGTTGGCAACCAGGACCTGCACGTCGGCCGAGAAGCCCACGTTGCCCGCGGTGTCGTAAGCTTTCGCTTGCAGCGTGTAGGTGCCGTTCGGCAGCGCGGCGGTGGTCCAGGTGAACATGGCGCTGGCGCCGGCATTGGTGCCGATGAGCTGGCCGTTCGCATAACATTCCAGCCGTGTGACCGGCGTGCTGGCCGTGGCGGCGACTTCAATGTCAACCCGGCCCGAGACATCCAAACCCGTTGTTGGCGACAGCACCGCAACGGTTGGCGGCGCGATAAAGTTTGCGGCCGCCTCGACGGCGCGGGCGGCGTTCACGCGGCCAAAACCAAACGCGGCGTCGAAGCCCGCGGGCCCGAGGTCGTCGGCCGTCTGTTCGAGCAGCGAAACCACCTGCCCGTTGGCCAGCGCTGGGTTTGCGGAGAGCATCAGGGCCGCCACGCCGGCAACCACGGGACTTGCAAAGGATGTGCCGCTTTCCGCCGCGTAACCGGTCGTCAGATCGCGCGTCGTGGTCCAGATGTTGTCGCCGGGGGCCGCGAGCGCGAGGTGATTTCCGTAGCTGGAGTAACTTGCGAGCGAATCACCGGCCGTGGTGGCGGCCACGGCCACGACGTTGTTGCACGCCGCCGGATAAAGTGGGGCGTCACTGCCGTTGTTGCCCGCGGCGGCCACGATGACGACGTTGTGGCTCCATGCGTAATCCACGGCATCCTGCAGGGTGGCGGAGGCTGCGCTGCCCGCGAGGCTGAGGTTGATCACCCGCGCGCCGTGGTCCACTGCGTAGCGAATGCCCTGCGCGACGGTCGAGTAGGCCGCGAACCCACTCGCGTTCATGACCTTCACCGGCATGACCCGTGCATCGAATGCCACGCCCGCCACGCCGAGGCCGTTGTTGCCGGCGGCCGCGATCACGCCCGCCACCGCCGTGCCGTGGCCAAAATCATCGGTGGGATCGTTGTCATCCCAGACAAAGTCGTAGCCCGGGACGAGGCGCGCGGTGAGATCGGGATGCGCGGCGTTCACTCCGGAATCCAGCACGGCGACGACCACATTGCTCGCGCCAGAGGTTTGCTCCCAAGCCAGCGGGGCGGCAATCTTCGTCAGGTGCCACTCATTTCCGTTGAGCACTTCCGGATCGTTGGGGGTGAGGGCTGCTTCTGCGAGATAATCGCGTTCGGCAAATTCAATGCGCGGATCGTTGCGCAGTTCGGCGAGCAGCGCGGGCGCGTTGGTTTCATCCACGCTGATGACGCGCACGCCAAGCTTGGATAAACGGGCGCGCTCGTGACCGCCACGCGCGCGCCATTTTCCGGCAAATTCGGCCTCGTTCGCTCCGGCGCGGGGCTTGACCAAGATTTGCCCCGGCACAAA
Proteins encoded in this region:
- a CDS encoding S8 family serine peptidase; its protein translation is MPSVETSFAPPKRAHQIALWWLAGLMLLTQLAAAANRPVRFVPGQILVKPRAGANEAEFAGKWRARGGHERARLSKLGVRVISVDETNAPALLAELRNDPRIEFAERDYLAEAALTPNDPEVLNGNEWHLTKIAAPLAWEQTSGASNVVVAVLDSGVNAAHPDLTARLVPGYDFVWDDNDPTDDFGHGTAVAGVIAAAGNNGLGVAGVAFDARVMPVKVMNASGFAAYSTVAQGIRYAVDHGARVINLSLAGSAASATLQDAVDYAWSHNVVIVAAAGNNGSDAPLYPAACNNVVAVAATTAGDSLASYSSYGNHLALAAPGDNIWTTTRDLTTGYAAESGTSFASPVVAGVAALMLSANPALANGQVVSLLEQTADDLGPAGFDAAFGFGRVNAARAVEAAANFIAPPTVAVLSPTTGLDVSGRVDIEVAATASTPVTRLECYANGQLIGTNAGASAMFTWTTAALPNGTYTLQAKAYDTAGNVGFSADVQVLVANAAPVPATLTSLVPGANGTVTLTWSAVPNKSYRVQFTDNLGQGNWQDASPDITAGGTSASFTFAPGNAPQGFFRVQSLP
- a CDS encoding 1,4-alpha-glucan branching protein domain-containing protein: MQGYLSIVLHAHLPFVRHPEHAKFLEESWLYEAVAECYLPLIQVLDGWTRDQVSARLTLTLSPPLCAMLGDVLLSERCRRHLDGLVELAEKEIHRTHFDRRLREVAHQYYERFTALRTTYQAYAGNVLGAFRKFQDEGRLEIITTAATHALLPLLANHPPSLRAQILVARDHYEEKFQRAPRGIWLPECAYAEGVETVLQEANLRWFILDTHGVLNAKPRPRYGAFAPVFTPNGIAAFGRDRESAKQVWSRTEGYPGDPRYRDFYRDIGFDLDMDYLRPYLPSPEHRGFTGIKYWRIEGDRHGKHVYHRAHALEAAAQHAQHFLEARLAQFQQLAAVMDRPPLLVSPYDAELFGHWWHEGPEFLDYFVRKACFDQQVFTLITPEDYLRVHPTNQVAEPSPSSWGEEGYYRVWLNETNQWIYPHLHVAQMRMTELARQFPKARGLKLRALRQAAQELLLAQASDWPFILRTGTSPEYAKKRVKEHLLRFLALHEQLTKGRINEAALQKMEITDNLFPGVNYRYWA